In the genome of Christensenella timonensis, one region contains:
- the dinB gene encoding DNA polymerase IV: MERVILHVDMNNFYASVECLLNPALRGHAVAVCGDEEKRHGIILAKNQRAKKAGVRTAEPIWQARQKCPGLVCVKARHDIYVKFSQKARQIFLRYSGRMEPFGLDEAWLDVSGRDVDAARGKEIGDDIRAAIRRELGITASVGVSYNKIFAKLGSDQGGPDTTSVITFENFRERVWPLSARELLYVGRSTEKKLERCSIRTIGDIARSDKQYLKKLLGKWGLMLWSYANGYDAAPVARADERREIKSIGNSTTTPRDLVSLKDVRQVLLTLCENVAKRLKKYHVMGTCVQIAVRSNKLERMTRQQTLAYPTDLSNELAAAACTLFRKNYSLDVPVRSIGVRATGLVDMRERQLDLFIDEKRIRAECAVEKIRERFGNDSLLRASVLRERDLAELEEGKRSIFPNSRL; the protein is encoded by the coding sequence ATGGAACGGGTCATCCTGCATGTGGATATGAATAATTTTTATGCCAGCGTGGAATGCCTCTTAAATCCGGCCCTGCGCGGGCACGCTGTGGCTGTGTGCGGGGATGAGGAAAAGCGGCACGGCATCATCCTGGCAAAAAACCAGCGGGCAAAAAAGGCAGGGGTCAGGACGGCGGAGCCTATTTGGCAGGCGCGGCAGAAATGCCCGGGACTGGTGTGCGTAAAAGCACGTCACGATATCTACGTGAAATTTTCCCAAAAGGCGCGGCAGATTTTTTTGCGCTACAGCGGGCGGATGGAGCCTTTTGGGCTGGACGAAGCATGGCTCGACGTTTCGGGCAGGGACGTGGACGCGGCCCGCGGGAAAGAGATCGGCGACGATATCCGCGCGGCGATCCGCCGCGAGCTGGGGATCACGGCCTCGGTGGGCGTGAGCTACAACAAGATTTTTGCCAAGCTGGGCTCCGACCAGGGCGGCCCGGATACGACAAGCGTCATCACCTTTGAAAATTTCCGGGAGAGGGTATGGCCGCTTTCGGCGCGCGAGTTGCTGTATGTGGGGCGGAGCACCGAAAAGAAGCTTGAGCGGTGCAGCATACGCACGATCGGCGACATCGCCCGCAGCGACAAGCAGTATTTGAAAAAGCTGCTGGGCAAATGGGGGCTGATGCTGTGGAGTTATGCAAACGGATACGACGCGGCGCCCGTTGCCCGTGCGGACGAACGCCGGGAGATCAAGTCCATCGGCAACAGCACGACCACGCCTCGGGATCTTGTGAGCTTAAAGGACGTGCGGCAGGTGCTTTTGACGCTGTGCGAAAATGTAGCCAAACGGCTGAAGAAATATCATGTGATGGGTACGTGCGTGCAGATCGCCGTGCGCTCGAACAAACTTGAAAGGATGACGCGGCAGCAGACGCTTGCCTATCCGACGGATTTATCGAACGAGCTGGCGGCAGCGGCCTGTACGCTGTTCCGGAAAAACTATTCGCTCGACGTACCGGTGCGCAGCATCGGCGTGCGCGCGACAGGGCTTGTCGATATGCGCGAGCGCCAGCTCGACTTATTCATCGATGAGAAAAGGATACGCGCGGAATGCGCGGTGGAGAAGATCAGGGAACGGTTTGGAAACGATTCGCTTTTGCGCGCAAGCGTATTGCGGGAGAGAGATTTGGCAGAATTGGAGGAAGGGAAACGGAGCATTTTCCCGAACAGCAGGTTATGA
- a CDS encoding DUF3089 domain-containing protein: MAGCMDYSRKSLWAFLPGKKDEQKPVDVFFVYPTIYAHPFRKKRHHMGMVNPIYKWIAKGMCAWQGQLFARHCNFYAPYYRQLGLESFKMPLDEVMRAERMPYADVYDAFTYYLEHYNNGRPFILAGHSQGSAMLLQLMRKEFTDPALQEKLVAAYLIGFSLTRRDFKRYPHLRLAQSGDDLGTIVSYNTTAANVPLMRFLRPDSVCVNPLNWRHDGAYAGKELNEGAVLFDFGKRFRFEAPHYTGAYIDEGRGVLVIDDDAAYRLYKAKWIFKKFLMNRGSLHMLDIALFYKNLESSVKNRIDHYFESIKKAPL; the protein is encoded by the coding sequence ATGGCAGGGTGTATGGATTATTCGCGTAAAAGTTTATGGGCGTTCCTGCCCGGGAAAAAGGACGAACAAAAGCCGGTGGATGTATTTTTTGTCTATCCGACCATTTACGCGCATCCTTTCCGGAAAAAGCGCCACCATATGGGCATGGTCAACCCCATCTATAAGTGGATCGCCAAGGGCATGTGCGCCTGGCAGGGACAGCTTTTTGCCCGGCACTGCAATTTTTATGCGCCGTATTACCGCCAGCTCGGCCTGGAAAGTTTCAAAATGCCGCTGGACGAGGTCATGCGCGCAGAGCGTATGCCCTACGCCGACGTATACGACGCCTTCACCTATTATCTGGAACACTACAACAACGGCAGGCCGTTTATTTTGGCAGGGCACAGCCAGGGCAGCGCCATGCTGCTGCAGCTGATGCGCAAGGAGTTTACCGATCCTGCCCTGCAGGAAAAACTGGTCGCCGCATACCTGATCGGCTTTTCACTGACGCGGCGCGACTTCAAGCGCTATCCGCACCTGCGGCTTGCACAGTCCGGCGACGACCTGGGAACGATCGTTTCTTATAATACGACTGCTGCCAACGTCCCGCTCATGCGCTTCCTCCGTCCCGATTCCGTGTGCGTGAATCCTTTAAACTGGCGGCACGACGGAGCCTATGCGGGCAAAGAACTCAATGAAGGCGCAGTACTGTTTGATTTCGGCAAACGCTTCCGCTTTGAAGCCCCTCATTATACGGGCGCTTATATCGACGAGGGGCGCGGCGTACTCGTGATCGACGACGACGCGGCCTACCGCCTGTATAAAGCAAAATGGATCTTCAAAAAATTCCTCATGAACCGCGGCTCGCTGCACATGCTGGACATCGCGCTGTTTTACAAGAACCTCGAATCCAGCGTGAAAAACCGCATCGATCATTATTTTGAATCCATCAAAAAAGCTCCCTTATAA
- the speD gene encoding adenosylmethionine decarboxylase gives MQKLKLYGFNNLTKTLSFNIYDICYANTAKDRQSYIEYIDEYYNSERLTRILRDVAQDIGAHVLNIAEQDYDPQGASVTMLIAEEEFPHKKSVVGHLDKSHLTVHTYPESHPQNGVCTFRVDIDVSTCGEISPLKTLDMLIGSFDSDIITMDYRVRGFTRTEEGQKIFMDHDIMSIQDFISEKILKRYKTYDVNLYEERVFHTSMMLKEYDLDNYLFNLDADGLNEKTKKRIERNLEREMKEIFYGRNFE, from the coding sequence TTGCAGAAGCTGAAATTATACGGGTTCAACAACCTGACGAAAACGCTGAGCTTTAATATATATGACATTTGCTATGCAAACACGGCAAAAGACAGGCAGAGTTATATCGAATACATTGACGAATATTATAATTCGGAGCGATTGACGCGGATATTGCGGGATGTTGCGCAGGATATCGGCGCACATGTCTTAAATATTGCGGAACAGGATTACGACCCGCAGGGCGCATCGGTCACCATGCTGATCGCCGAAGAAGAGTTTCCGCATAAAAAGAGCGTAGTGGGGCACCTCGATAAGAGCCACCTCACGGTGCATACCTATCCGGAAAGCCACCCGCAAAACGGGGTGTGCACGTTCCGCGTGGATATCGACGTTTCGACGTGCGGAGAGATCTCGCCCCTAAAGACCCTCGATATGCTGATCGGGAGCTTCGATTCGGACATCATCACCATGGATTACCGCGTGCGCGGGTTTACGCGTACGGAAGAGGGACAGAAGATATTTATGGATCACGATATCATGTCGATCCAGGATTTTATTTCGGAGAAGATCCTTAAGCGGTATAAGACATATGATGTAAACCTTTACGAGGAGCGTGTGTTCCACACGAGCATGATGCTCAAGGAATACGATTTGGACAATTACCTTTTCAACCTGGATGCGGACGGCCTGAACGAAAAGACAAAAAAGAGGATCGAGCGCAATTTGGAGCGGGAGATGAAGGAGATATTTTATGGCAGAAATTTTGAATGA
- a CDS encoding S24 family peptidase codes for MNEELTSLLRRAIGERTLNGFCAEAGINAGNLSRVLHGQKVSADVLLRIAEYAHNGVRLQDLFYAAGYLQEQPQGARIPIYGTTAAGLPIAAYEEVDGYVDMNGLPGSPEDYFALRVRGTSMDAAAIPDGSTVIVHRQQTLADGEIGVFLVEGEATVKKLSRFKDHILLMPMSTDATHQPQIYDRNTKLEILGKVKKAIVDL; via the coding sequence ATGAACGAAGAACTGACATCGCTGCTGCGCAGGGCCATAGGGGAAAGGACGCTCAACGGTTTTTGCGCGGAAGCGGGCATCAACGCGGGGAACCTCTCGCGCGTGCTGCATGGGCAGAAGGTGAGTGCGGACGTATTGCTGCGCATCGCGGAATATGCGCATAACGGCGTACGACTGCAGGATCTTTTTTATGCTGCGGGATATTTGCAGGAACAGCCGCAGGGCGCGCGCATCCCCATTTATGGCACGACGGCAGCGGGATTGCCCATCGCGGCCTATGAAGAAGTCGACGGCTATGTAGACATGAACGGGCTGCCCGGTTCGCCGGAGGATTATTTCGCGCTGCGCGTACGCGGTACATCCATGGATGCGGCGGCGATCCCCGACGGGAGTACGGTGATCGTGCACAGGCAGCAGACGCTTGCGGATGGCGAGATCGGCGTATTCCTGGTGGAAGGGGAAGCGACGGTCAAAAAGCTGTCCCGTTTTAAAGACCATATCCTGCTGATGCCCATGAGCACCGATGCAACGCACCAGCCGCAGATCTATGACAGGAATACCAAGCTCGAAATATTGGGCAAGGTAAAAAAAGCTATCGTCGACCTGTAG
- a CDS encoding RrF2 family transcriptional regulator produces the protein MRFQRATDYAIRILCYLHEHNNQLSTAADLSEKLGISYLYFMKVTGYLKQAGLLKSVQGCNGGYQLAKRAEQISLYDVVRVIEGEIIINRCLEHDGFCSRGATDYCLVHKFFESFQQGMVDELKTRHISDLCEETKTARSRSTADANALR, from the coding sequence ATGAGATTTCAACGTGCGACAGATTACGCAATCCGCATCTTATGTTATTTGCACGAACACAACAACCAGCTTTCCACAGCGGCAGACCTTTCGGAAAAGCTGGGGATCAGCTATCTATACTTTATGAAGGTGACCGGCTATCTGAAACAGGCCGGGCTTTTAAAATCGGTACAGGGCTGTAACGGCGGTTACCAGCTCGCAAAGCGCGCCGAGCAGATATCGCTTTATGATGTCGTCAGGGTCATCGAAGGCGAGATCATCATCAACCGCTGTTTGGAGCATGACGGCTTTTGCAGCCGCGGCGCGACGGATTATTGCCTCGTGCACAAATTTTTTGAATCGTTCCAGCAGGGAATGGTCGATGAATTGAAAACCAGGCATATCTCTGACCTTTGTGAAGAAACCAAAACTGCCCGATCGCGATCCACAGCGGACGCGAACGCACTTCGATAA
- a CDS encoding polysaccharide deacetylase family protein, whose translation MRNTARKTIAFLCAAALVLPFLFACSNRGGAQEGYKDAETLRTEFTSAAKGRQVEKADGVTTKNILETEGNTLVSVDYPALDASPAITAELEAFVNDAVSAFRAGAEAAHAQEGNADKVFSMSMTYKPYRTDGGIFSVKFTQDTDIGGEDNKVNYVDGFTYDLATGARMGLTDVFDSGQNYLGTISKTAADYLLRNEILRKSMDEDMFAQGTAAKEENYSNFVVADDKVMFIFNKNTIAPPQAGTLEVSIPLTELDALLKPESKQLIYGVDGAPAGMVPSTLSSSDMQQASSEYADFKTSLPQLQIEGNFMPPRSLEGIDPFHDKVVALTFDDGPHETLTPQLLDILKENGVTATFFVVGTNVEKYPELVKRAYEEGNDIGTHSWNHPENKVWKNLSVGDKLEQYRKANDAIEAATGLRSMIDRPPGGTMTESEAKSLGREQVIWSMDPKDWVPDNRDPETIYANVIEGGEGSNSKEAEGYVADGGVILSHDIHATTVEAYDRIIKELKNQGYKFVTITQMMQIAEIRGGEIKYKFYDAPTAGESETGKAGDQQASSGPDASASPSREGSE comes from the coding sequence ATGAGAAATACGGCGAGAAAAACGATTGCTTTTCTGTGTGCAGCGGCGCTGGTGCTGCCGTTTTTGTTTGCGTGCTCGAACCGGGGCGGTGCGCAGGAAGGATACAAGGACGCAGAAACGCTGCGGACGGAATTTACTTCCGCTGCCAAAGGCAGGCAGGTCGAAAAGGCGGATGGCGTAACGACAAAAAATATATTGGAAACAGAAGGAAACACATTGGTTTCTGTAGATTATCCCGCGCTTGACGCATCGCCCGCTATCACGGCGGAGCTGGAAGCGTTTGTAAACGATGCGGTCAGCGCGTTTCGTGCAGGGGCGGAAGCGGCGCACGCACAGGAGGGAAACGCGGACAAGGTGTTTTCCATGAGCATGACCTACAAGCCCTACCGGACAGATGGTGGAATATTCAGTGTAAAATTCACGCAGGACACGGATATTGGCGGCGAAGACAACAAGGTAAATTATGTGGACGGTTTTACCTATGACCTTGCGACAGGCGCCAGGATGGGGCTTACCGATGTATTTGACAGCGGTCAGAACTATTTGGGTACGATTTCAAAGACGGCGGCCGATTACCTGTTGCGCAACGAGATACTGCGCAAGAGCATGGACGAGGATATGTTTGCGCAGGGAACAGCCGCAAAAGAGGAAAACTACAGTAATTTTGTGGTGGCGGACGATAAGGTCATGTTTATTTTCAATAAAAACACGATCGCGCCGCCGCAGGCAGGTACACTGGAAGTGAGCATCCCTTTAACGGAGCTTGACGCGCTCTTAAAGCCGGAAAGTAAGCAGCTGATCTACGGCGTGGACGGCGCGCCGGCAGGGATGGTTCCAAGCACGCTGTCTTCTTCTGATATGCAGCAGGCGAGCTCGGAATATGCGGATTTCAAGACGAGCCTGCCGCAGCTGCAGATCGAGGGGAATTTTATGCCGCCCAGAAGCCTTGAGGGGATCGATCCGTTCCATGATAAGGTGGTGGCGCTGACATTCGACGACGGGCCGCACGAAACGCTCACGCCCCAATTGCTAGATATCCTCAAGGAAAATGGTGTGACAGCGACTTTCTTTGTCGTAGGAACCAACGTGGAAAAATATCCGGAACTGGTGAAGCGGGCCTACGAGGAAGGCAACGACATCGGCACGCACAGTTGGAACCATCCGGAAAATAAGGTGTGGAAAAATTTGTCCGTGGGCGATAAGCTGGAGCAATACCGTAAAGCGAACGACGCCATTGAAGCGGCGACGGGTCTCCGGTCAATGATCGACCGCCCGCCGGGAGGAACGATGACGGAGAGCGAAGCCAAATCCCTCGGCAGGGAACAGGTCATCTGGTCGATGGATCCTAAGGATTGGGTACCGGACAACCGCGACCCGGAAACGATCTATGCGAATGTGATCGAAGGAGGGGAAGGGTCGAATTCCAAGGAAGCGGAAGGCTATGTTGCGGACGGCGGCGTGATCCTTTCGCACGACATCCATGCGACGACGGTGGAAGCCTACGACCGCATCATCAAGGAACTGAAAAACCAGGGTTATAAATTTGTGACCATCACGCAAATGATGCAGATCGCGGAGATCCGCGGCGGCGAGATCAAATACAAATTTTATGACGCGCCGACGGCCGGGGAAAGCGAAACGGGCAAGGCCGGGGACCAGCAGGCATCCTCCGGGCCGGACGCGTCCGCAAGCCCTTCCAGGGAAGGATCGGAATAA
- a CDS encoding polysaccharide deacetylase family protein, producing the protein MNTKIKWISMVMAGVMCIALITGCGLAGGGEPSAVPTTITSSQDAVVPDESAPAEPTPTATPEPTPSPTAVVSTNLKQLQAKEGYMPPKSLDGIDPLNDKVVALTFDDGPGPHTEKLLDILKDNDVVATFFVVGTNVAEYPDIVKREYEEGHEIGTHSWNHKDLKTISLDQIMQDQYGKANDAIEAATGLRALIDRPPYGSMTEELAEQIGREQILWSVDPRDWDAKGGYKNPDSVYDRVVNGSDDGGYLKDGGIVLSHDIHETTVDAYDKIIKALKDEGYKFVTVTQMMQIAEIRGKDIQYRFANAPTAVEAAKPSESAE; encoded by the coding sequence ATGAACACAAAAATAAAATGGATCAGCATGGTAATGGCAGGCGTGATGTGCATTGCCCTGATTACAGGCTGCGGGCTGGCAGGCGGCGGGGAACCGTCGGCAGTCCCGACGACGATCACCTCCAGCCAGGATGCTGTAGTGCCGGACGAATCCGCTCCGGCGGAACCGACCCCGACGGCGACGCCGGAACCGACGCCTTCCCCTACGGCGGTCGTATCGACGAATTTAAAGCAATTGCAGGCCAAGGAAGGATATATGCCGCCGAAAAGCCTCGATGGGATCGACCCGTTAAACGACAAGGTCGTAGCGCTGACCTTTGACGACGGCCCGGGGCCGCATACGGAAAAATTGCTGGATATTTTGAAAGACAACGACGTGGTGGCTACGTTTTTCGTGGTCGGCACGAATGTGGCGGAGTATCCGGATATCGTGAAGCGCGAATACGAAGAAGGCCACGAGATCGGTACGCACAGCTGGAACCACAAGGATCTGAAAACGATTTCGCTCGACCAGATCATGCAGGATCAATACGGCAAGGCAAACGATGCCATTGAAGCGGCTACGGGCCTTCGGGCCCTCATCGACCGTCCGCCGTATGGTTCTATGACAGAGGAACTGGCAGAGCAGATCGGCAGGGAACAGATACTATGGTCGGTGGATCCGCGTGACTGGGACGCAAAGGGCGGTTATAAGAACCCTGACAGCGTTTACGACCGCGTGGTGAACGGCAGCGACGACGGCGGGTATCTAAAAGACGGCGGTATTGTGCTTTCCCATGACATCCACGAAACAACGGTGGATGCTTACGACAAGATCATCAAGGCGCTAAAGGACGAGGGCTATAAATTCGTTACCGTGACGCAGATGATGCAGATCGCGGAGATACGGGGCAAGGATATCCAGTACCGTTTCGCAAACGCACCGACGGCAGTGGAGGCAGCCAAACCTTCGGAGAGTGCGGAATAA
- a CDS encoding polysaccharide deacetylase family protein: MKRTGKLICIILAAVLCVVCACGCGMIAGEKTAAAATTITSGEDEVVPEETQAAAPEQSAAPEPAATATPEPTQQAVTEIKQLQPKSDKFMQPKSLEGIDPLNDKVIALTFDDGPNPVKTPELLDILEENDVVATFFVVGNLVEQFPDVVKRAYEDGNEIATHSYTHPEAAEWKGLSVEGQLAQYTQANDAIEAATGLRTLFDRPPGGNTPEEKAEQIGREQILWSVDPEDWKYKDADTVYEHVMNGWNGGVVQDGAVVLSHEIYQSTVDAYGRIIPELKEKGYKFVTISQMMQIAEIRGGELTYLFRSAPTAKAAAESE, encoded by the coding sequence ATGAAACGGACAGGAAAATTGATTTGTATCATACTTGCGGCTGTGCTTTGCGTCGTATGCGCCTGCGGCTGCGGCATGATCGCAGGAGAGAAAACGGCGGCGGCCGCGACGACGATCACGTCGGGGGAAGACGAGGTCGTACCGGAAGAAACACAGGCAGCTGCGCCGGAACAGAGCGCTGCCCCTGAGCCGGCTGCAACGGCGACGCCGGAGCCCACACAGCAGGCAGTCACGGAGATCAAACAGCTGCAGCCCAAAAGCGATAAGTTCATGCAGCCCAAAAGCCTTGAGGGAATCGATCCGTTAAACGACAAGGTGATCGCGCTCACGTTCGATGATGGGCCCAATCCCGTGAAAACACCGGAGCTGCTCGATATATTGGAAGAAAATGACGTCGTGGCTACGTTCTTTGTGGTAGGAAACCTGGTCGAGCAATTCCCGGACGTGGTCAAGCGCGCCTATGAGGACGGCAATGAGATTGCCACGCACAGCTATACCCATCCGGAGGCGGCCGAATGGAAGGGCCTTTCGGTGGAGGGACAGCTCGCGCAGTATACGCAGGCAAACGATGCGATCGAGGCCGCGACAGGCTTAAGGACGCTTTTTGACCGTCCGCCGGGCGGCAATACGCCGGAAGAAAAAGCGGAACAGATCGGCAGGGAGCAGATCCTCTGGTCGGTCGACCCGGAGGACTGGAAATATAAAGACGCGGACACAGTGTACGAACATGTCATGAACGGATGGAACGGCGGCGTGGTGCAGGATGGAGCGGTCGTCTTGTCGCACGAGATCTACCAGTCCACGGTGGACGCTTATGGGAGGATCATCCCGGAGCTCAAGGAAAAGGGCTATAAATTTGTGACGATTTCGCAGATGATGCAGATCGCGGAGATCAGGGGCGGGGAACTGACCTATCTGTTCCGCAGCGCGCCCACCGCAAAAGCTGCGGCTGAATCCGAATAA
- a CDS encoding InlB B-repeat-containing protein has protein sequence MTELDIMPMMLVPGAEVTVTSWDDFKESVEQAEVDGKIIHIDPSLAGIMPAALTMNITHSNSVVIDGGGQTFTSPAGAKAFTFNNTGSGSIILKDMTLDGTGGSGGMLSFTRSAFTLDNVTLQNISGTAIATSGANATVRNVTVDTATNGIAGSGTLDIAGSTFKGIAATAVTAGSGNATVTDTTFDGVTNGAGIRGGAGIRGGAGTLDVTGSTLKNMTGTAVVGSSGTVTIDDCTFSDINGTGLAGGGNALVKNTLFENVRNNLGGHGSAILSPTNLTVEDSSFVNSASALDGGYIQGAIVSYGGTGRTINITRSYFKDNKASRYGGALGFYQFGGTANISYSYFDGNGVSGKNASSDGGAIGVYNNSSSVMCDITVNNNTFVNNTAQDDGSALFFEGRNDMVVANVMHNTFYGNKASKYLLSVADSGGVVQLSLDVVGHFTNNTFIGNTAPNYASKHGAGAAVGAHIDSANAAVRPTATFQNNIFVGNGGNGGNNYASRNIDITDGTDLGGNVGYDNGTAVDAAVTADAVFGTSPQPRANNTQYGSAGKAGSGYTSALATVTILPDDGVTGFADNTAGSPVYGKDARGFTRDSSNSDAGAMEIKFVKFDANGGAWSGLTSLTYDGSKYYADDTASTGYFLVADPGGSVSVLTSDLPTNGAKIFDGWYDAPTGGNQVTGSVGATDQTLYAHWADAVPTTYTVTYYGNGSDIGVVPAQETYNDEDTATIAGPGTMGKTNAAFAGWNTAANGTGTPYTVGQAFTIDANLELYAQWNEGPMPITLYTLDFDSQGGSAVDSIHNIESGSKVTAPGSPARAGHTFDGWHHVPNCTCDPAEPCWDFDRDTINGDKTLYARWQPVAQTLFTVTFDSQGGSAVGPVTDIVPGSRITAPAPPVREGYTFRGWYQESACINYWFFDYYDVNESRTLYAKWEPVTGTAGTTDTTGTTGTTATSSSDTPKTGDNSMVPTMWLIIAAAAAVLAVASLKFLRRQDN, from the coding sequence TTGACAGAACTCGATATCATGCCCATGATGCTCGTGCCCGGTGCGGAAGTAACGGTCACCTCCTGGGACGATTTCAAGGAATCTGTCGAACAGGCGGAAGTAGATGGCAAGATCATCCACATAGACCCCAGTCTCGCAGGCATTATGCCCGCGGCGCTTACGATGAATATCACACACAGTAACAGTGTGGTCATCGATGGCGGAGGGCAAACGTTTACCTCCCCGGCAGGAGCAAAAGCGTTTACGTTCAATAATACCGGCTCGGGCAGTATTATTCTTAAGGACATGACGCTTGACGGAACCGGCGGCAGCGGCGGCATGCTTTCCTTTACACGAAGCGCGTTTACGCTGGATAATGTAACACTGCAAAACATCAGCGGGACGGCGATCGCCACCTCCGGCGCAAACGCCACGGTGCGCAATGTGACGGTGGACACAGCGACAAACGGCATCGCCGGAAGCGGCACGCTCGATATTGCAGGTTCTACATTTAAGGGCATTGCGGCGACGGCGGTCACTGCGGGGAGCGGGAACGCAACCGTTACGGATACGACGTTTGACGGCGTCACCAACGGCGCAGGGATCCGCGGCGGCGCAGGGATCCGCGGCGGCGCAGGCACCCTCGACGTTACGGGCAGTACGCTCAAAAACATGACAGGAACCGCTGTTGTAGGCAGCAGCGGCACGGTCACCATTGACGACTGTACGTTCAGCGACATCAACGGCACCGGCCTTGCGGGCGGCGGCAATGCGCTCGTCAAAAATACGCTGTTTGAAAATGTACGCAACAATTTGGGCGGCCACGGCAGCGCGATTTTGAGCCCCACGAACCTTACGGTTGAGGACTCCAGCTTTGTCAACAGCGCTTCCGCGCTGGACGGCGGCTATATCCAGGGCGCGATCGTTTCCTATGGCGGAACGGGACGCACGATCAACATTACGCGTTCTTATTTTAAGGACAACAAGGCTTCGCGCTATGGCGGCGCGCTGGGATTTTACCAGTTCGGCGGCACGGCCAACATCAGCTACAGCTATTTTGACGGCAACGGTGTGAGCGGTAAGAACGCGAGCAGCGACGGCGGTGCGATCGGCGTTTACAACAACAGCTCCTCCGTCATGTGCGATATCACGGTAAATAACAATACCTTTGTCAACAACACGGCGCAGGACGACGGCAGCGCCCTGTTCTTTGAGGGCCGCAACGACATGGTCGTGGCCAATGTTATGCACAATACGTTCTATGGGAACAAGGCGAGCAAGTATCTCCTTTCCGTAGCGGACAGCGGCGGTGTCGTGCAGCTTTCCCTGGACGTGGTCGGTCATTTTACGAATAACACGTTCATCGGCAACACAGCGCCGAACTACGCGAGCAAGCACGGAGCGGGCGCGGCGGTAGGCGCGCATATCGACTCCGCGAACGCGGCGGTGCGTCCCACGGCGACGTTCCAGAACAATATTTTTGTGGGTAACGGCGGAAACGGCGGCAATAACTATGCATCGCGCAATATCGACATCACGGACGGCACCGATCTTGGCGGCAACGTGGGTTATGACAACGGAACGGCGGTTGATGCGGCCGTTACGGCGGATGCAGTGTTCGGAACCAGTCCGCAGCCGCGCGCAAACAATACACAGTACGGTTCTGCAGGAAAGGCGGGCTCAGGTTATACCTCGGCCCTGGCCACAGTCACGATCCTTCCGGACGACGGCGTAACAGGGTTTGCCGACAATACGGCGGGCTCGCCCGTCTATGGGAAAGACGCCCGCGGATTCACGCGCGACAGCAGCAATTCCGACGCAGGCGCGATGGAAATCAAGTTTGTGAAGTTCGATGCAAACGGCGGTGCGTGGAGCGGCCTTACTTCCCTCACGTACGACGGCTCGAAATATTATGCGGACGATACCGCATCCACGGGTTACTTTCTTGTGGCGGATCCGGGCGGCAGCGTATCGGTACTCACAAGCGACCTGCCGACCAACGGCGCGAAAATCTTTGACGGTTGGTATGATGCGCCGACAGGCGGCAATCAAGTAACGGGAAGCGTGGGCGCGACAGACCAGACGCTGTATGCACACTGGGCCGATGCCGTTCCCACGACGTATACGGTCACCTACTACGGAAACGGCAGCGACATCGGTGTTGTTCCCGCACAGGAAACTTATAACGACGAGGATACAGCGACGATTGCAGGCCCGGGCACAATGGGTAAAACCAATGCGGCATTTGCCGGCTGGAATACAGCCGCCAATGGAACGGGCACTCCCTACACCGTTGGCCAGGCTTTTACGATCGATGCAAACCTTGAGCTTTACGCACAGTGGAACGAAGGACCCATGCCGATCACCCTGTATACGCTTGATTTCGATTCGCAGGGCGGCAGCGCGGTGGATTCGATCCACAATATCGAGTCGGGTTCCAAAGTCACTGCTCCGGGATCTCCCGCGAGGGCCGGACATACGTTTGACGGCTGGCACCATGTGCCCAACTGCACATGCGACCCGGCAGAGCCTTGCTGGGATTTTGACAGGGACACGATCAACGGCGATAAAACGCTGTATGCGCGCTGGCAGCCTGTAGCCCAGACCCTGTTTACGGTAACCTTCGATTCGCAGGGCGGCAGTGCGGTAGGCCCGGTCACGGACATCGTTCCCGGATCGCGGATCACGGCTCCGGCGCCGCCGGTGCGCGAAGGCTATACCTTCCGCGGCTGGTACCAGGAGAGCGCATGTATCAACTATTGGTTCTTTGACTACTACGACGTGAACGAAAGCCGTACCCTGTATGCGAAGTGGGAACCTGTCACTGGTACGGCAGGTACTACGGATACGACAGGTACTACGGGTACAACGGCGACCTCCTCGTCCGATACGCCGAAAACAGGCGATAACAGCATGGTCCCCACCATGTGGCTGATTATCGCTGCTGCGGCGGCAGTACTGGCGGTTGCATCGCTCAAGTTCCTGCGCAGGCAGGATAACTAA